In Pirellulales bacterium, the DNA window CGCTTCGAGCGCGATCCAGAAGGGTTCGCCGATTTTGGCGAATTGGTGCAGGATGGTGTTCGCTGGGTGCCGTACATCGAAGGGGGACAACCGAGCGCATCGCAAAGCGGAGCGCAACTTGCCGCCGCCGCGCTGCCGGTCGCCACGACCACCAGCGCAGCCAGCGCGAACAACGCGACGCAACCAGCCGAGAGCGCGGCGCCGAGCGTCGACTCCAAGACCGCCGCGCTGCAGCATCGCGCCCAAGCGCTGTTGCGCGAGCGACTGTCGGCCATGCCGTAGAGGCGATCAGCTTGCCACGCTTTGGCGCGGCGCCGGCAGTTCCAAGAAGCGGGAGAGCAGATCGACTCCGCGCTCGGTGAGAAAGCTCTCGGGATGAAACTGCAAGCCGAACAGCGGATACTTGCGATGCCGAATGCCCATGATCTCGGTGTCGCCCCCTGGGGAATTGGCCCAGGCGCAGATTTCAAACTCGTCGGAGAGTGTGCCGGGCTGGATGACCAGGCTGTGGTAGCGGGTGGCCTCGATGGGGCTTTCGAGTCCGGCGAACAAGCCTTGCGCATCGTGATAGATCAGATCGGTCTTGCCGTGCATCAATCGCTGGGCGCGAACGATCTCGGCGCCAAAGGCATGGCCGATCGATTGATGACCAAGACAGACGCCGAGCAGCGGCACCTCACGATAAAAGCGCTGGACCACATCGCAGGAGATGCCCGCCTCGCGCGGCGTGCAGGGACCGGGCGAAACAATAATGTGCGTGGGTCGGCGGCGAGCGATCTCGTCGAGCGAGATTTGGTTATTTCGATGGACCTCCAGATCGAGCGTGGGATCGATTTCGCCGAGACGTTGCACCAGGTTGTAGGTGAAGGAATCGTAGTTATCGATGAGCAGGATCATGGGCATTTCCAGGGAAAAACCGGCCAGCCGGCGTAGTTTACACCGTTGCGCCGCGCCACCACTACAGGGCAGGAGGCGGGCCAGGTGATAAAGTTCGCCAGATTCGGCTTGCATCGGTTTGGCAGGCTGGGTAATCTC includes these proteins:
- a CDS encoding aminodeoxychorismate/anthranilate synthase component II — its product is MILLIDNYDSFTYNLVQRLGEIDPTLDLEVHRNNQISLDEIARRRPTHIIVSPGPCTPREAGISCDVVQRFYREVPLLGVCLGHQSIGHAFGAEIVRAQRLMHGKTDLIYHDAQGLFAGLESPIEATRYHSLVIQPGTLSDEFEICAWANSPGGDTEIMGIRHRKYPLFGLQFHPESFLTERGVDLLSRFLELPAPRQSVAS